In Fuerstiella sp., the following are encoded in one genomic region:
- the pheS gene encoding phenylalanine--tRNA ligase subunit alpha — MDILKAFDEYESAALSAIDATTSPEQLEQVRVEFLGQKKGKLRELQSLIGKASKEEKPAVGKRFNEVRTRVGLHLETHSTSIASQTLVKESSFDVTLPGTIPRLGTLHPVTKTIVRFRELMGRFGFEVVEGPELEDERHNFEALNIPDDHPARDPLDNFYIATANAGSDGPVLLRSQTSTVQIRTMEQQPPPIRIVSLGRVYRPDAIDPTHSCMFHQMEGLMVDRHVTMAQLKTLLTLFARSFLGPDVKIRFRPSFFPFTEPSVEVDMKWGDSWMEIGGAGMVDTNVFRAVGYDSEEVSGFAFGLGIERFCMKHFEVDDIRRFYENDIRFLSQL; from the coding sequence ATGGACATACTCAAGGCATTTGACGAATACGAATCGGCCGCACTGTCTGCCATAGATGCGACCACGTCCCCGGAGCAGCTTGAACAGGTTCGCGTAGAGTTTTTGGGACAGAAAAAGGGCAAACTTCGTGAACTTCAGTCGCTGATTGGCAAGGCGTCGAAGGAAGAGAAGCCGGCGGTCGGTAAACGGTTTAACGAAGTTCGAACGCGTGTTGGCCTTCATTTGGAGACACATTCAACTTCCATCGCGTCGCAAACATTGGTGAAAGAATCGTCATTTGATGTCACACTGCCAGGCACGATTCCTCGTCTTGGGACGCTGCATCCGGTGACGAAGACAATCGTACGATTTCGCGAACTGATGGGACGCTTTGGATTTGAAGTCGTGGAAGGTCCGGAACTGGAAGATGAACGCCACAACTTTGAAGCGCTGAATATTCCTGACGACCATCCTGCCCGTGATCCACTCGATAATTTCTATATAGCGACAGCGAATGCCGGATCAGATGGTCCGGTGTTGCTGAGAAGTCAGACTTCGACAGTTCAAATTCGGACAATGGAGCAGCAACCGCCTCCGATTCGGATCGTTTCTCTGGGACGTGTTTACCGTCCGGATGCAATCGACCCGACACATTCGTGTATGTTCCATCAGATGGAAGGGCTGATGGTCGATCGTCATGTCACCATGGCCCAGCTCAAGACGCTGCTAACCCTGTTTGCTCGTTCGTTCCTTGGCCCTGACGTGAAAATTCGGTTTCGTCCATCGTTTTTTCCCTTCACGGAACCGTCTGTGGAGGTGGACATGAAGTGGGGGGATTCGTGGATGGAAATTGGTGGGGCCGGAATGGTGGATACCAATGTCTTCAGAGCAGTTGGCTATGATTCCGAAGAAGTGAGCGGGTTTGCCTTCGGTCTGGGCATTGAGCGTTTCTGTATGAAACACTTCGAGGTGGATGATATTCGGCGATTCTATGAGAACGACATCCGTTTCCTCAGCCAGCTCTAA
- a CDS encoding glutamate-5-semialdehyde dehydrogenase has translation MAQVTTELNVYATEVAQRARVAAQQLATATGERKLSWLKRVAVALRENSAEILAANEVDVTTAEANGTTGAMVDRLRLTEDRLAAVGDSVVEIGQLPDPVGEIMESCRRPNGLLVTKVRVPLGVVFFIYESRPNVTVDAAALCVKSGNAVILRGGSEARNSNQALHRVLVECLEQERLPGDAVQLVEMTDRKAVGEFLKLGNLIDVTVPRGGRSLIQRVAAEATMPVIKHFDGVCHVYVDASADQKMATDIVINSKCHRPGVCNAAESLLIHKEAAAKFWPVLALRLQEAGVELRCCPASARGIDNAQPATDEDYAAEFLDLILSVKVVDSVNDAIDHIRKFGSGHTESIVTQDLNSANLFQDQVDSSAVMVNASTRFNDGGEFGLGAEIGISTDRFHARGPCGLREITSYKYVVHGTGQIR, from the coding sequence ATGGCACAGGTCACGACCGAGCTGAATGTTTATGCCACGGAGGTTGCCCAGAGGGCCCGTGTGGCGGCGCAGCAACTGGCTACTGCGACAGGTGAACGAAAGCTCAGCTGGTTGAAGCGAGTCGCCGTCGCACTGCGGGAAAACTCCGCAGAGATCCTTGCCGCAAATGAAGTTGATGTTACCACAGCTGAAGCGAACGGAACCACGGGTGCCATGGTTGATCGGCTGCGGTTGACAGAAGATCGTCTGGCCGCAGTCGGCGATTCTGTGGTGGAGATCGGGCAGTTACCGGATCCGGTTGGCGAAATCATGGAAAGCTGTCGCCGACCGAACGGTTTACTGGTTACGAAAGTCCGTGTTCCGCTGGGTGTTGTCTTTTTTATCTATGAGTCACGTCCAAACGTGACAGTTGATGCAGCTGCTCTGTGCGTGAAAAGTGGCAATGCTGTCATCCTGAGAGGTGGTAGTGAAGCCCGGAACAGTAATCAGGCACTGCACCGTGTCCTGGTAGAGTGTCTGGAGCAGGAAAGGTTGCCGGGGGATGCTGTGCAGCTGGTGGAAATGACAGACCGCAAAGCTGTCGGTGAATTTCTGAAGCTTGGCAACCTGATCGATGTTACGGTGCCTCGGGGTGGTCGTTCTTTGATTCAGCGTGTGGCAGCAGAAGCGACGATGCCGGTAATCAAACATTTCGACGGTGTTTGCCACGTGTATGTCGATGCATCTGCTGACCAAAAAATGGCAACAGACATTGTGATCAACAGCAAATGTCACCGTCCTGGTGTTTGCAATGCGGCGGAGTCATTGTTGATTCACAAAGAAGCAGCGGCGAAGTTCTGGCCGGTTCTGGCTTTGCGTCTCCAGGAAGCAGGCGTTGAATTACGCTGCTGTCCGGCAAGCGCCAGAGGGATTGACAATGCACAGCCTGCCACAGATGAGGATTATGCGGCTGAATTTCTGGATTTGATCCTGTCAGTCAAAGTCGTTGATTCCGTGAATGATGCGATTGACCACATCAGAAAATTCGGGTCCGGTCATACCGAGTCAATCGTGACGCAGGATCTTAATTCCGCAAATCTTTTTCAGGATCAGGTGGATTCTTCAGCTGTGATGGTGAATGCCAGTACACGGTTCAATGACGGTGGCGAGTTTGGCCTTGGTGCGGAAATTGGGATCAGCACCGACCGATTCCATGCCCGAGGTCCGTGTGGCCTGCGCGAAATCACAAGCTACAAATATGTTGTGCACGGCACGGGACAGATTCGCTGA
- the rpmI gene encoding 50S ribosomal protein L35: MPKQKTHKGMKRRFKVTASGKAKHRSAFRGHLLSHKNGKRKRHLRNSGIVVGTEARSIVEALRPSL, translated from the coding sequence ATGCCGAAGCAGAAGACTCACAAAGGGATGAAGCGTCGCTTTAAGGTGACCGCATCCGGAAAAGCTAAGCACCGAAGTGCGTTTCGAGGCCATTTGTTGAGTCATAAGAATGGCAAGCGAAAGCGTCACCTCCGTAATAGCGGCATTGTTGTCGGTACGGAAGCACGAAGTATCGTCGAGGCGTTGCGCCCGTCGCTGTAG
- a CDS encoding mercuric reductase, which produces MLPQLEPHDKFNRQLEASVHPTNWQNPTPAGRYHLVVIGAGPAGLVAAASAAGLGAKVALIERDLMGGDCLNTGCVPSKGIISAARRAAVIRRSGEFGVHVPDGVHVDFADVMRRMRKLRSRIAPNDSAARFRDLGIDVFLGSGKFTASDALQVGNTTLKFRKAIICTGTRASIPPIPGIDEVPYLTNETVFSLTQLPRRFGIIGAGPIGCELAQSFAQFGSEVFLVETSHGILPREDPDAAAIVKKSMINDGVNLLCCSKETQLRRDGARIHLSVQSHNTTYDRTVDALLIAAGRTANTCGLGLETVGVKFDENGVEVNDRLQTTNPAIYAAGDICSKHRFTHSADFLARNVVSNALFMGRNRASSLLIPRATYTTPEIAQVGLSADEAAITNIPVETYTLEFSDVDRAVLEGEEDGFVRVHTARGKDKILGATIVAGSAGDMISEITLAMNNGIGLRRIAGSIHPYPTQTEAIRRIGDMYNRTRLTPFVKSLIGKWLWWTG; this is translated from the coding sequence ATGCTCCCGCAACTGGAACCACACGACAAATTCAACCGGCAGCTCGAAGCCAGCGTCCACCCGACCAACTGGCAAAACCCGACACCTGCCGGACGCTATCACCTGGTCGTAATCGGAGCAGGACCTGCCGGTCTGGTAGCCGCTGCCAGTGCAGCGGGTCTTGGAGCCAAAGTCGCATTGATTGAACGTGATCTGATGGGAGGTGACTGCCTTAACACAGGTTGCGTGCCTTCCAAAGGGATCATCAGCGCGGCTCGCAGGGCAGCAGTCATTCGCAGATCCGGTGAATTTGGTGTGCATGTCCCTGATGGTGTTCATGTGGACTTTGCAGACGTAATGCGTCGTATGCGAAAACTCCGATCGCGAATTGCACCTAATGATTCTGCAGCGCGATTTCGTGACCTTGGCATCGATGTGTTTCTGGGATCAGGAAAATTCACCGCTTCTGACGCCCTGCAGGTTGGTAATACAACTCTTAAATTCAGAAAGGCAATCATCTGTACGGGAACACGTGCATCAATTCCACCCATCCCGGGGATTGACGAGGTTCCGTACCTGACGAATGAAACAGTTTTTTCACTCACCCAACTGCCACGTCGATTTGGCATCATCGGTGCAGGTCCGATCGGCTGCGAACTGGCACAGAGTTTTGCTCAATTTGGTTCAGAGGTATTTCTCGTAGAAACCAGTCACGGAATTCTTCCTCGGGAAGATCCAGACGCTGCCGCCATCGTTAAAAAATCCATGATCAATGACGGCGTCAACCTGCTGTGCTGCAGCAAAGAAACTCAACTCCGCAGGGACGGAGCCCGGATTCATCTGTCCGTACAGTCCCACAACACAACTTACGACCGGACAGTTGATGCATTGCTCATCGCCGCAGGAAGAACTGCGAACACCTGCGGTCTTGGCCTCGAAACAGTTGGTGTAAAGTTCGACGAAAACGGAGTCGAAGTCAACGACCGACTGCAAACGACAAACCCCGCCATCTACGCCGCAGGCGATATCTGTTCGAAACACAGGTTCACACACTCAGCCGACTTTCTGGCAAGAAACGTCGTCAGTAACGCACTGTTTATGGGGCGTAACCGGGCGAGCTCTCTTTTGATTCCGCGGGCAACATATACCACACCGGAAATCGCTCAAGTCGGTCTGTCCGCCGATGAAGCTGCCATAACAAACATTCCCGTCGAAACCTATACGCTGGAGTTCAGCGATGTTGACCGGGCAGTTCTGGAAGGTGAAGAAGACGGATTCGTTCGCGTTCACACAGCCAGAGGCAAAGATAAAATCCTCGGAGCAACCATCGTGGCCGGCAGTGCCGGAGACATGATTTCAGAAATCACTCTGGCAATGAACAACGGCATCGGCCTTCGCAGAATTGCCGGTTCCATACACCCCTACCCCACTCAGACAGAAGCAATTCGTCGAATCGGTGATATGTACAACAGAACACGCCTCACGCCGTTCGTCAAATCACTGATCGGCAAATGGCTGTGGTGGACGGGCTAA
- a CDS encoding sigma 54-interacting transcriptional regulator, with protein sequence MNTEHSDVAGSSAYLLSWDGSVWRDVVRLRPSQLVTVGRASANQIVLHDEACSRNHCELFHSADGWKLRDLDSRNGTCVGSEPIAGDHVLRSGDVIVIGQCQLAFTENLEHAFTLPEGEQSSLDAATKTSAGTTEEEPAILYRSLRPEFLTGNVSAGAVQADLTRLYQLGLEMGAAGSRQALIDVVLQSLVRETVADIAAILLAAPDGPEFPTPTDLHLCAWHSRDDLSYRRVSDNLSRAVLSSGEAILARDVSDHTQLAVYDSLGEMRAASVVCTPIHNGQRVLGLMHLYATNPDNVLDKHDLEFSLAVAGQLAFALESQLERESLKSEVDQVHSVNQSLRKQLETDQQLIGESQVMCSLRERIGLIADSDANVLIRGESGCGKELIARMIHLQSPRAECPFVCLNCAALNESLLESELFGHEKGAFTGASERKIGRFEQADRGTLFLDEVGEMSLSIQAKFLRVLEGHPFERIGGSKEIQVDVRILAATNRDLEEAVEDGSFRKDLYFRLHVAELVAAPLRERKQDILLLANFFLQKFVEKTGRVIRGFTPEAEETLTQYEWPGNVRELQNTIERTVILCRNELVRASDVQLSTLASRLSNSGTTRTVSSVYQETSLGDVERDHILSTLDHTDWNKSRAAQILGIERSTLDRKLKRYHVTRPE encoded by the coding sequence GTGAACACTGAACATTCAGATGTCGCAGGAAGTAGTGCTTATCTGTTGAGTTGGGACGGGAGTGTCTGGCGGGACGTCGTGCGTCTCAGGCCCTCACAGCTGGTGACGGTCGGTCGCGCATCTGCCAATCAGATTGTGCTGCACGACGAAGCCTGCAGCCGCAATCACTGTGAACTGTTTCACTCAGCAGATGGCTGGAAGCTTCGCGATTTGGACAGCCGTAATGGAACCTGTGTAGGCAGTGAGCCCATTGCCGGCGATCACGTTCTTCGCAGTGGTGACGTCATTGTCATAGGCCAGTGTCAGTTAGCCTTCACTGAAAATCTAGAACACGCCTTCACGTTGCCTGAAGGCGAACAGTCCTCTCTTGATGCGGCGACCAAGACCTCTGCGGGAACCACGGAAGAAGAGCCGGCGATTCTGTATCGTAGTCTTCGTCCCGAGTTTCTGACCGGCAATGTCTCAGCCGGAGCCGTCCAGGCGGATCTGACAAGACTCTATCAGCTCGGACTGGAAATGGGAGCCGCCGGCAGTCGCCAGGCTCTGATTGACGTGGTTCTGCAGAGTCTTGTGCGGGAAACGGTGGCTGACATTGCTGCGATTCTGCTGGCGGCACCCGACGGTCCCGAATTCCCTACTCCAACAGATCTGCATTTATGCGCCTGGCACAGCAGGGATGACCTTTCGTACCGTCGGGTTTCCGACAATCTGTCGCGGGCAGTGTTGAGCAGTGGGGAGGCCATTCTTGCACGTGATGTCAGCGACCATACCCAACTGGCTGTGTATGACAGTCTGGGCGAAATGCGGGCGGCCAGTGTCGTCTGTACGCCTATCCATAATGGACAGCGGGTACTGGGGCTGATGCATCTTTATGCCACCAACCCGGACAACGTGCTGGATAAGCACGATTTAGAATTCTCGCTCGCGGTTGCGGGGCAACTTGCTTTCGCACTGGAGAGTCAGCTGGAACGTGAATCGCTTAAGTCAGAAGTAGATCAGGTTCATTCCGTCAATCAATCCCTGAGGAAACAGCTCGAAACTGATCAGCAGTTAATTGGTGAGAGCCAGGTGATGTGCAGTTTGCGCGAACGGATCGGATTGATCGCTGATTCAGATGCTAACGTTTTGATACGGGGTGAGAGCGGCTGTGGTAAAGAACTGATTGCCCGCATGATTCATCTGCAGAGTCCCCGTGCTGAATGTCCGTTTGTCTGTCTGAATTGTGCTGCACTCAACGAAAGCCTGCTGGAAAGTGAGTTATTTGGTCACGAAAAGGGAGCTTTTACGGGAGCGTCAGAACGGAAAATCGGAAGGTTTGAACAGGCGGATCGCGGGACGCTGTTCCTGGACGAAGTGGGTGAGATGAGTCTCTCCATTCAAGCTAAGTTTTTAAGGGTTCTGGAAGGACACCCGTTTGAACGGATCGGCGGCAGCAAAGAGATCCAGGTCGATGTTCGGATTCTTGCTGCAACCAATAGAGACCTCGAAGAGGCGGTGGAGGATGGGTCCTTTAGGAAAGATCTGTACTTTAGGTTGCATGTGGCGGAGCTGGTTGCTGCACCGCTCCGAGAGCGAAAGCAGGATATCCTTCTGTTGGCCAACTTTTTCCTGCAAAAATTCGTGGAAAAGACGGGACGTGTCATTCGGGGATTCACTCCGGAAGCGGAGGAGACACTGACTCAGTATGAGTGGCCGGGCAATGTTCGTGAATTGCAGAACACAATTGAGAGAACCGTGATCCTTTGTCGCAATGAACTCGTTCGGGCCAGCGATGTTCAGCTGTCTACCCTGGCAAGTCGTCTATCAAATTCCGGAACCACGCGAACCGTTTCTTCTGTATACCAGGAGACGTCTCTGGGTGATGTGGAACGGGATCACATTCTCTCGACACTCGATCACACAGACTGGAACAAGTCCCGGGCAGCTCAGATTCTTGG
- a CDS encoding cyclic nucleotide-binding domain-containing protein, with product MNVTSDKLSSLHIFDGLTEDEVTAVRHSVVQKSFNAGTQILQEGAGIQALWLILEGECVVSRSRDDGGGGHELARLKPGDVFGEMSFIRSAPHSANIFTVTDVLTCVWKREDYLKLAEQSPHAGFRIASNIAAVLAERIRRMDHWVCELMARPDTQAHRDEWENFRSAVYTNWQF from the coding sequence ATGAATGTTACTTCTGATAAACTGTCCTCACTGCATATTTTTGACGGCCTTACGGAAGATGAGGTGACGGCAGTTCGGCACAGTGTGGTGCAAAAATCATTCAACGCGGGTACTCAAATCCTTCAGGAAGGCGCCGGTATCCAGGCACTGTGGCTGATCCTCGAAGGAGAATGTGTTGTCAGCCGAAGCCGTGATGATGGTGGGGGAGGGCACGAACTGGCCCGGCTGAAACCGGGTGACGTCTTTGGTGAAATGTCCTTTATTCGTAGCGCACCTCATTCGGCAAACATTTTTACAGTAACTGATGTGCTGACATGTGTCTGGAAACGGGAAGACTATTTGAAACTTGCAGAACAAAGTCCTCATGCCGGATTTCGGATTGCATCGAATATTGCCGCCGTTCTGGCTGAACGAATTCGTCGAATGGACCATTGGGTCTGTGAATTGATGGCGCGTCCGGACACACAGGCTCACCGTGATGAATGGGAAAATTTTCGCTCCGCTGTGTATACCAACTGGCAGTTTTGA
- a CDS encoding BNR repeat-containing protein: MNRTRSGRHTTPTVTAKVLFLLAVCGQCGAAGELATETLVSSRGCCAATAGTGNKIITYQGKTHVAWLDSTEEGFFSVVRTLDRSTGKWSPTYTLGQAPDDHGRPALTIDSQGYLHAIYGVHHNRIPYRRSRRPNDASEWTDVEVFGGRLTYPTLICGPDDQLFLTGRFGWEGVRLYVRPPGEKWTDRGLIIRRNPECISYAAFHEGLAWGPDHKTLHLSCQFFQGKSGNSFNWGTVQSVNYMVSRDFGRTWERADGSPVVIPATASTMDVLADEESFDPKPGLRNTGAVVVDSKNRPYVLYYRNTPANPGQVFLVRANRDGQWQHLPLQVAMDKYYSGWAVVDCRAGFTITADDRLCMALTLAPIDHPDARWDGKPLERYFHEPAYWQNFFPKARRIGWLESGDGGRTFNSKEVLGKNPDVACLQQSIEMSTGFNTIPAGARPGLLYHTGVSSNLDGRTVDNDVFYVHVR, from the coding sequence ATGAACCGAACGAGGTCCGGACGGCACACCACTCCGACAGTGACGGCAAAGGTGCTTTTTCTGTTGGCGGTCTGCGGACAGTGTGGTGCTGCAGGTGAGTTGGCGACAGAGACGCTGGTCTCGTCGCGCGGGTGCTGCGCAGCGACTGCCGGAACCGGTAACAAAATCATCACGTACCAGGGAAAAACCCACGTTGCCTGGTTGGATTCAACTGAGGAGGGCTTCTTCAGTGTTGTGCGAACGCTTGATCGTTCGACCGGAAAATGGTCGCCCACTTACACGCTGGGTCAGGCGCCGGATGATCATGGTCGACCGGCGCTGACGATCGACAGTCAGGGATATCTTCACGCGATTTACGGAGTTCATCACAACCGGATTCCGTATCGACGCAGCAGGAGACCCAATGATGCATCGGAGTGGACTGATGTGGAAGTCTTCGGAGGCAGGCTGACCTATCCGACTCTTATCTGCGGGCCGGATGATCAGCTGTTTCTCACCGGTCGTTTCGGATGGGAAGGTGTTCGACTGTATGTCAGGCCACCAGGTGAAAAATGGACAGATCGGGGGCTGATCATCAGGCGGAACCCGGAATGCATTAGCTACGCCGCCTTTCACGAGGGACTGGCGTGGGGACCGGACCACAAAACACTTCATCTGTCCTGTCAGTTCTTTCAGGGCAAGTCCGGGAACTCTTTTAACTGGGGTACGGTGCAGTCAGTGAATTACATGGTTTCACGTGACTTCGGACGTACGTGGGAACGTGCCGACGGTTCGCCCGTTGTGATTCCGGCAACTGCCTCAACCATGGACGTTCTTGCTGATGAAGAGAGTTTCGATCCGAAGCCGGGTCTCAGAAACACAGGTGCGGTGGTTGTGGATTCGAAGAATCGGCCATACGTGCTGTACTATCGAAACACTCCCGCCAATCCGGGACAGGTGTTTCTGGTACGGGCGAATCGTGATGGTCAGTGGCAACACCTGCCGCTTCAGGTGGCGATGGACAAATACTATTCCGGATGGGCCGTAGTTGACTGTCGGGCCGGCTTTACCATTACCGCGGACGATCGTCTCTGTATGGCATTGACCCTGGCTCCGATCGACCATCCTGACGCGCGGTGGGACGGAAAGCCGCTTGAGCGGTACTTTCACGAACCTGCTTACTGGCAGAATTTCTTTCCCAAAGCCAGACGCATCGGCTGGCTGGAGTCCGGTGACGGCGGCAGGACTTTCAACAGTAAAGAAGTCCTGGGGAAAAATCCTGATGTTGCCTGCTTACAGCAGAGCATCGAAATGTCCACCGGATTCAACACCATCCCGGCCGGCGCCCGTCCAGGTTTACTTTATCACACGGGGGTTTCGTCCAACTTAGATGGACGAACCGTCGACAACGATGTCTTCTACGTGCATGTCAGGTAG
- the rplT gene encoding 50S ribosomal protein L20, producing the protein MMRVRIGKARRRSKKRLFKEARGNVGGRSRLLRTVKETVVRSRAYAYRDRRVRKRMFRQLWITRLSAACRQRGISYSEFIHGLHAAEIELNRKSLSELAVLEPSVFDEVVDAVKAAAA; encoded by the coding sequence ATCATGCGAGTTCGAATTGGAAAAGCGAGGCGACGTTCCAAGAAACGTCTCTTCAAGGAAGCACGTGGCAATGTGGGAGGCCGCAGCAGGCTCTTGCGCACTGTCAAGGAAACGGTTGTCCGCTCACGAGCTTATGCCTATCGTGATCGCCGGGTTCGCAAACGCATGTTCAGGCAGCTGTGGATTACGAGACTCTCTGCTGCCTGCCGACAGCGAGGGATTTCGTATTCCGAGTTTATCCACGGTTTGCATGCGGCTGAAATCGAACTTAATCGTAAGTCACTCAGCGAATTGGCTGTTCTGGAGCCAAGCGTTTTTGATGAGGTTGTGGATGCGGTCAAAGCTGCGGCTGCCTGA